A genomic region of Equus caballus isolate H_3958 breed thoroughbred chromosome 1, TB-T2T, whole genome shotgun sequence contains the following coding sequences:
- the OR4L21 gene encoding olfactory receptor family 4 subfamily L member 21 (The RefSeq protein has 2 substitutions compared to this genomic sequence): MDLLSNRSSVSEFILLGLSSSQEIQIFFFVIFFLVYVAIVVGNLLIVISVIFDKHLHSPMYFFLANLSFFDLCLSSAATPKVIADFLRKRKTISFWGCMAQMFFMHFFGGGEMSLLIAMAIDRYAAICKPLHYKTIMSCRVLILFLLLSWTIGFIHTTSQMVFTVGLPFCGPNIVDSIFCDLPLVIRLACTETYILELLIISESGLLSLICFIILLISYVVMLLTIWQRSSSASSKAVSTLSAHITVVTLFFGPAIFIYAFPFNSYSVDKFLSVFYSIITPLLNPIIYTLRNQEMKAAIGRLSSQHVGSWLTH; this comes from the coding sequence ATGGATCTTCTAAGTAATAGATCAAGTGTTTCTGAGTTCATCTTGTTGGGACTTTCCAGTTCTCAAgaaattcaaatattcttttttgtaaTCTTCTTTCTTGTCTATGTAGCCATTGTAGTAGGAAACCTGCTAATTGTGATCTCTGTAATATTTGATAAGCATCTTCATTCCCCCATGTATTTCTTTCTggcaaatttatcattttttgacCTGTGTCTTTCCTCGGCGGCAACTCCCAAAGTGATTGCAGACTTCCTTAGAAAACGCAAGACCATCTCCTTTTGGGGCTGCATGGCCCAGATGTTCTTTATGCACTTCTTTGGGGGTGGAGAGATGTCTCTTCTGATAGCTATGGCCATCGACAGGTATGCTGCCATATGCAAACCCTTACACTACAAGACCATCATGAGTTGCAGGGTGCTCATCTTGTTTCTACTGCTCTCCTGGACAATTGGGTTCATACATACCACGAGCCAGATGGTTTTCACAGTGGGTTTACCTTTTTGTGGTCCCAATATTGTGGACAGCATTTTCTGTGACCTTCCCTTGGTCATCAGGCTTGCCTGCACTGAGACCTATATCCTAGAGCTCTTGATAATTTCAGAGAGTGGACTCCTGTCCCTGATCTGCTTTATCATCTTGCTCATATCCTACGTTGTCATGCTGCTCACCATCTGGCAGCGCTCCTCCAGTGCATCCTCCAAGGCTGTGTCCACACTCTCTGCTCACATCACTGTGGTCACTCTCTTCTTTGGTCCTGCTATCTTCATCTATGCTTTCCCATTCAATAGTTATTCTGTAGATAagtttctttctgtgttttactCTATAATCACCCCCCTCCTTAATCCAATTATTTATACTCTGAGGAATCAGGAAATGAAGGCAGCCATTGGGAGACTGAGCAGCCAGCGTGTTCATTCCTGGCTTACCCACTAA
- the OR4N5 gene encoding olfactory receptor family 4 subfamily N member 5, producing MERENSTVVTEFILLGLTQSQDAQLLVFVLVLIFYLIILPGNFFIILTIRLDPGLTAPLYFFLGNLAFLDASYSFIVAPRMLVDFLSEKKVISYGGCITQLFFLHFLGAGEMFLLVVMAFDRYMAICRPLHYSNLMNPRVCYALLLALWLGGFAHSIVQVALILHLPFCGPNQLDNFFCDVPQVIKLACTDTFMVELLMVSNSGLLTLLCFLGLLSSYVVILYRVKGHSSERKNKAISTCTTHIIIVFLMFGPAIFIYTRPFRAFPADKVVSLFHTVIFPLMNPVIYTLRNQEVKASMRRLLSRHMVC from the coding sequence ATGGAGAGGGAGAACAGCACAGTGGTGACAGAATTCATCCTCCTTGGTCTCACCCAGTCTCAAGACGCTCAACTCCTGGTCTTTGTGTTAGTCTTAATTTTCTACCTCATCATCCTCCCTGGAAATTTTTTCATCATCCTCACCATCAGATTAGACCCTGGCCTCACAGCCCCCCTCTACTTCTTTCTGGGAAACCTGGCCTTCCTGGATGCATCCTACTCCTTCATTGTGGCTCCCAGGATGCTGGTGGACTTCCTCTCTGAGAAGAAGGTAATCTCCTATGGAGGTTGCATCACTCAGCTGTTTTTCTTGCATTTCCTAGGAGCAGGAGAGATGTTTCTTCTTGTTGTGATGGCCTTTGATCGCTACATGGCCATATGTCGCCCTTTACACTATTCAAATCTCATGAACCCTAGAGTCTGCTATGCCTTGCTGTTGGCTCTGTGGCTTGGTGGCTTTGCCCATTCCATTGTACAAGTAGCCCTTATTCTCCACTTGCCCTTCTGTGGCCCAAACCAGCTAGATAACTTCTTCTGTGATGTGCCACAGGTCATTAAGCTGGCCTGTACAGATACCTTTATGGTGGAGCTCCTGATGGTCTCCAACAGTGGCCTGCTCACCCTCCTATGCTTCCTGGGACTTTTGTCCTCCTATGTGGTCATCCTCTATCGTGTAAAGGGGCATTCCTCTGAACGGAAGAACAAGGCTATCTCCACATGCACCACACACATTATCATTGTGTTTCTCATGTTTGGACCTGCCATCTTCATCTATACACGCCCCTTCAGAGCCTTCCCAGCTGACAAAGTGGTTTCTCTCTTTCACACAGTGATCTTTCCTTTGATGAACCCTGTAATCTATACCCTTCGCAACCAGGAAGTGAAAGCTTCCATGAGGAGGTTATTGAGTCGGCACATGGTTTGCTGA
- the OR4L17B gene encoding olfactory receptor family 4 subfamily L member 17B (The RefSeq protein has 4 substitutions compared to this genomic sequence): MDLLSNRSTVSEFILLGLSSSQAIQLFLFTVFFIVYVAIVLGNLIIVISVIFDNHLHSPMYFFLANLSFFDLCLSSVATPKMIADFLRKHKIISLWGCMAQMFFTHFFGGGEMSLLIAMAIDRYVAICKPLHYKTIMSRRVLILFLLLSWTIGFIHTMSQMVFTVGLPFCGPNIVDSIFCDLPLVIRLACTETYILELLVIANSGLLSLICFIVLLISYVVRLVTIWQRSSSASSKAVSTLSAHITVVTLFFGPTIFNYAFPFNSYSVDKFLSVFYSIITPFLNPIIYTLRNQEMKAAIKRLSSQHVGSWLIH, from the coding sequence ATGGATCTCCTGAGTAACAGATCAACTGTTTCTGAATTCATCTTGTTGGGACTTTCCAGTTCTCAAGCAATTCAGTTATTCCTTTTCACTGTCTTCTTTATTGTCTATGTAGCCATTGTGTTAGGAAACCTCATCATTGTGATTTCTGTGATATTTGATAACCATCTTCACTCgcccatgtatttttttctggcaaatttatcattttttgacTTATGTCTTTCCTCTGTGGCAACTCCCAAAATGATTGCAGACTTCCTTAGAAAACACAAGACCATCTCCCTGTGGGGCTGCATGGCCCAGATGTTTTTTACACATTTCTTTGGGGGTGGAGAGATGTCTCTTCTGATAGCTATGGCCATCGACAGGTATGTTGCCATATGCAAACCCTTACACTACAAGACCATCATGAGTCGCAGGGTGCTCATCTTGTTTCTACTGCTCTCCTGGACAATTGGGTTCATACATACCATGAGTCAGATGGTTTTCACAGTGGGTTTACCTTTTTGTGGTCCCAATATTGTGGACAGCATTTTCTGTGACCTTCCCTTGGTCATCAGGCTTGCCTGCACTGAGACCTATATCCTAGAGCTCTTGGTGATTGCAAACAGTGGACTCTTGTCCCTGATCTGCTTTATCATCTTGCTCATATCCTACGTTGTCATGCTGCTCACCATCTGGCAGCGCTCCTCCAGTGCATCCTCCAAGGCTGTATCCACACTCTCTGCTCACATCACTGTGGTCACTCTTTTCTTTGGTCCCACTATCTTCAACTATGCTTTCCCATTCAATAGTTATTCTGTAGATAagtttctctctgtgttttaCTCTATAATCACCCCCTTCCTTAATCCAATTATTTATACACTGAGGAATCAGGAGATGAAGGCAGCCATTAAGAGACTGAGCAGCCAGCATGTTGGTTCCTGGCTCATCCACTAA